In Kiritimatiellaceae bacterium, the genomic window TGCTGGAGGAAGCGCTGCGCGATGCTGGGATTCCATATACCAGCGGCGGCAAAGGCCGCGCTCTCTTTGAACAGCAGGAAGTTCGTGATCTGCTTTTGTTTCTGCAAGTGCTTTGCGAGCCGACGAACGATCTGGCGCTGATTGGATTTTTGCGTTCACCGTTCGCCAGTGTGCCGGACGATGAAATCGTTAAACTCGGCTGGGACGGTGAAACGTTCAGCCACGAAATCCTTCGCAAACAGTTTTTTGCGACAGCCCCAGTTGTAGGACAAGGTTGCCGTTCCTTGCAGTCACTGCCTCGCAATAACGAGGCCTCTCTCTCTTCGTTCGAGTCTCTGTATTCAGAGAGCTTGTGTTCTTCGTGCGGACAGGACGACACACGCTCCCGGATACGGGAAGCGCGTCCTACAAGCTTCAGTGATACGACATCAGCGGCGGCAGAACGGCTCTTGCGCTACCGCGCCCAGACCGGCGGGAAACTGGCGGCGCAGCTGGTGCGCGAAATCGTCCGCGAAACAGCGTTCGATGCACAGCTAGCCGGACTGCCGGGCGGTGAACAGCGGCTGGCGAATTTTAAAAAGGCGCTCGACTGGATTCGCGCCGCCGAACGCGGCGGGCAGGTTCTTCTGCCGGATGTGGTGCGGCGGTTTGAAAAATATATTCAGACGCCGCCGCGCAGCGGAGCGGCGGAAGCGCTGCTGCCCGATCCAGAACAGAACTCGGTGACGCTGATGACGGTACACAGCGCGAAAGGGCTGACGAAACGGGTCTGTTTTGTGCCGGATATCAGCTTTGGCGAAAATACCGAGCCGGGCTTCGCGATGTTTTCTCCGGAAGGTCAGCTGGAGATGAAAATTTCCGGCCTTGCCGGAGACGAAGTGAAATCGCCGGGCTGGGACGCGGCGCGCGAGGCCGATAAAGAGGTGCGCGATGTCGAACTGACGAATGTGTTTTATGTGGCGATGACCCGCGCCCGCGACCTCGTTGTTCTTTCCGGCGCCGGAACAAAAGATCCGAAAGGCTGGCGGAAGTTGGCAGAGGGTTTTTTGAGCGGCGCGTCTGCGAACATACTGCGCCGTTTGGCATTTTTAGATATCCCAGTGATAGCCGCGCCGCCTTCAGGAGTCAGGAATCAGGAGTCAGGAGCCGTTTGTGTTTCGCTCAGGATTCCAGTGGGAATTGAGCGAAAGACGGTAACTTCACTTTGTGAGAGAAATTCATCAATCGCCAATCGCCAATCATCAATCATCAATCCCGCCGTATACGGCTCTCTCGGTCATGCGGTATTGGAAGACCTGACGAAAAATAACTGGGCCGGAAATATTCCGGAACTGGTAGCGCTGTTCAGCGCGGAGTTCGGCGAAGTGGAAATGGATTTGCTGATTCCGCAACTTGAAGCGGCGCGCGAGATTTTACGAACGGAAACAGCCGGCGCAACCGCTCTGTTTGCAGAGCATCCGTTTGTGCTGAAGCGCGGCGATGTGATTCTGGACGGAACAATCGATCTGCTCGCGAAGTTTTCCAATCAGTTCAAAATTTTCGATTACAAGTTTACCGATGACTCGCCGGAATCGGCCTTGGAGATTTATGCTCCGCAACTGGCCGCCTACAAAGAAGCGGTTCAAAAACTCTATTCCGGCGCGACGGTTTCAGCGGCGCTGGTGCTGATTGGCGAGTCGGTTAAGCTTGCGCCATTCTCAACGTAGGACAGCCATCTTGGCGGTCTTAGACAGGCTGGAAGCCCGTCCTACTTTCGAGAGCCTGCGTTTCCCAGCATGGCGCGGACTTCTTCGGCGATGTCGTCTTTCAGCCATTTTGGGCTTTTGACTTTTGCGTAGCGGCCATAGGCCATGACCCAGCGTTTGATTTCAATGTCGCCTTTGGCTTCAAAACTGATTTCCACGCCGCCACCCTTCAGATTCTTCACCTTTTGTTCCGGATGCCACTGGCGTTCCAGAACGCTCACCGCAATTTCGGAGTGAAATTGTACCGTCACCTGAAACGCTTTATTGTCTCCGGCAAAGCGGGAGAAGGTGTTGGACAGTTCTTTCTTAGGATCGAACGAGCCAACGATATCCGCTTTCTTGCTGAGCAGTTTGACGGTTTGGATACGGGCAAGGGCGAGCTGCCGGAAGTTGTCGAACCCGTCGTACTGAACAAAGAGATACCAGTCGCCTTGCAGATTGGCCAGATGCACCGGAGCCACGCGGGCGGTTTTTTCTCCGCTCCAGTTGCGGTACTGGATTTCAATCATCTGCCGGGTTTCCAATGCCTGAACAACCGCAGTCCAAACCTTGGAAGAAATCGGCATCGCAGGCGGGGCGGTAAAGCTGAACCGGGTGAACAGCTCTTCCGGACGCACGGTAATGTTGTCGGGGAGCAGGGCGGAGAGTTTATCGAACACGGCGGTCAGCTTTTCCGCCATCGGCGTCCCCTGAAACTGTTCGAGAGCTTTGGAGCCGATCAGCAAAGCAACCAGTTCGCCCTCGTTCAACTGCACGGCGGGCATCATGAAAGTCGGCTCGCTGTAGAAATAGCCGCGCTTTAAGGCGTCATATTCCAGCGGAGCGCCCATGCGGTCGCGCAGAAAGTCGAAATCGCGCTGGGCGGTCTTGGTGGAGATTTCCCACTCTGCGGCGAACGACGTGCAGTTGGGAGATTCGCCGTTGCGCAGCCGCCGGTCGAGATCGAGCAGCCGTTCCGCCTGTGTCTTTGATCGTTTCATTGGAATAGCTCCGCGGTTCGCTTGAAGTTCAGTACCGAAGCGGACTCCATGTCGGGCTGCATTTCTCCGCTGTAAATCACGGCGCCTTTTCCTGCGGAGGGAACCGTTTGTTGAAAATGACTGATGCCGCGCAGGAAGTCCGCGTTCCACGTCATGGAGGCTTTGATTTCGATGGGGAAGAGTTTCCGGCCCTTGCTGTAGATCAGATCCACTTCGTGCCGGTTGTTGTCCCGGAAGAAATAGAGGTTGGGCATTTTACCCTGATTGCAGCGTGTTTTTAACGCTTCGATCACCACTAGATTTTCAAAGAGTCTGCCGAAAGCCGGATCGCGCATGATTTGTCCGGTATTTTCTATGCCCAGCAGGTAGCACAGAAATCCGGTGTCGGTAAAATACAGTTTGGGTGACTTTATAATCCGTTTGCCGAAGTTCTCAAAATAGGGCGGAAGGCGGAAGACGATGAACGAGGCCTCCAGAACCGACAGCCACTCTTTCAGTGTTTTTCCGGACACTCCGATATCATTACCGAGAGAATGCAGGTTGAGCACCTGACCGGTGCGTCCAGCCAGCAGGTGAATAAACTGCTCGAACAGGTTTAAATCCTTAATGTTCAGAATCTGGCGGACATCCCGCTCCACATACGTCCTCAAATAGTTCCGATAGAGGGTTTGCGGGTCGCTCTGCTCCGAGTAGATGCGCGGATAAAACCCCCGAAAAATGTATTCATCCCGCGACAGCTCGATCCCCGCAGACGAAAGCTCCTCAATGGAGAGCGGGAGCAGTTCCAGTAAGGCGGTTCGTCCGGCCAGAGATTGAGAGACCGCTTCACGCAAGGCAAGCTGGTGACTGCCGGTCAGAATGTACTGACCGCGTTTCTTTGTCGCATCCGCCAGCACCTGAATGTAAGAAAGCAGCTCCGGCACGCGCTGAACTTCGTCAATAATCACAGGCGCGGGATATTGTTTGAAAAAAGCATTAGGATCTTTCTCTGCCAGCCTGCGCGTTTCCGGATGCTCCAGATTGCAATAGCAGTGCTTCGGAAACTGCATCTGCGCCAGCGTCGTTTTTCCGGACTGGCGCGGACCGGAGATGGTAACCACCGGATACTCTTTAGCCAGCCGGGCCAATTCATTCTGAATCGTTCGTTTAATCATGGGCTGTTTATACGCTTTGGAAGTTTAAAGTCAAATCCGTATAATATCCCGTTTCTCCTGCCTGCAATCTGAAGCCGTTCCATCATTCATAGCTCATCATTCATCCTTTCCCCAGACGCTAGGTGTCCGACCGGCTGTGTAAAATCGGAGGCATGAACTTAAACAGAGAACAGTTTGCTCAGCAGACTCCATCAGAATTTACGGCTTCCCATCTACCGCTTGGCATGAGTAGCTTCCTGACACAGAAACTTCGTTCGTTTAATAACACGGTTGGACAAAACAAATGAACCCCTATCTAAAAGACCTTGCTCCTTATCGCGGCTCTGAGCCTCTTTCTCATGAATTGCTAATTTTGAACGAAAGTTTCTACATCGAAGATCGCGACTGCGAAATTGGTGCAAACGAGTGGTATTCGAAAGGCGTGACCTTACTGGACGACTACGAACGTCAGTATGTTAATTATGCGGATATATTCAGGAATAATAAGCTTCCGGACGGACGCTGGAAGAATCAGGGGTGTGCAATATACAGGACTTTGGAATCGGTTCTAAGGGACGCTGGCTTCTCAGATATCCACAACATGCTGGATCACTGCACACTGGCAAACTGCTTTCTTCGTCCGGCACTCAACGGGAATTCATTAATTTTAGAAGAGATTGATATCGGAGTTGCTAAAGAAAACCTGATTGAGATCACGACTGAGCTAAATCCGAAGCTAATAATTTGTGCCTCATCAAAAGCTTACTACTCCGTAGTTCAGCACGTTGAGTTAGCGTGCCCTATCGTTCATACAGCTCACCCGGCTTGTGCATGGTGGAATCGTGACGGGGGCAGGTATGGGCGTGCAAAATTTGTCCAAGCTGTAAAAGGATACTTGTCCAACAGAGAAATAGAGTCTGTCCGGGAAGCGCCGGTCGAGATCAAGTAACTATTCGTCCGGCATTTTCTCCTCCCGTGTTCCCGTAAGCAGGTTTTCCGGTGCAATAAATCAACCTCTAGGACGCTAAATGTCCGACCGGCTGTGTAAAATCGGAGGCATGAACTTAAACAGAGAACAATTTTTGAAAGCCGTGGAGCGCGGGCAGGCGTTGCTCAAGGCGCTGAAAAAGGATTATCCGGAGCTGGGGCTTAAGCCGGTCTTTTCGCGCTTCGGGCCGCGCTCGGGACAGTGTGACCTCACGACGGATTTGAAAAAGATCGTCATGGAGTTTCCTGAAATGCTGGAAGAGGAGGGTTTCCTCGCAAAGACGCAGAGGCCGCAAAGGGAAGGGGTCGGAAGACTTAGAACTCTGTTAAATGAAATCCGGAAGGCAGAGAAGGACGGCGAAAAAGAAACGGCCTCCAAACTTCGGAAAGAAGCGGCGGCGGTTGAGAAAGAACTTCTGGATTTTGACTTGATGCTCTACTGCGGCGACGTGCTGGTCGAATACCGTCCCGAAAATCTGACGCATGAATCACTCCGGCGGCTCCAGCAGGATCCTCGTCTGCCGCCCGGCTTGAACGAGGTGGGCAACATCCGCGTCATCGCCGGTTCTTTGCTTGATTTGAAAGATTAATACTCGCCTGTCAGCTTGCAACGGAGTACATAAGGCGGCATACGTGACGGAGGTGTTATGAGTTCTCAAAAAGAACCTACTAAAGGCCGGTTTATGAGCGGACTAAAGAAGGGTCTGACGCGGGCTATATTGTTCGATTCAGCCGCAACTGCATTTGATAATTTAAATGATCGCCAACAGCAGGCAGTGATCGAGAACGGTATTAAGTTGTGGTTTTTAGCGCGGTTGAATCCTGAGAAAACAAAAAAGGTCAAAGAGTTTCTAACTGGTGGCAAAAAACAATCGGCACAAGAGAGGCTGAATGAACTTAAAGCCCTGCGTGAGAGCCTGCTCATAACGGAGCAGG contains:
- a CDS encoding ATP-binding protein is translated as MIKRTIQNELARLAKEYPVVTISGPRQSGKTTLAQMQFPKHCYCNLEHPETRRLAEKDPNAFFKQYPAPVIIDEVQRVPELLSYIQVLADATKKRGQYILTGSHQLALREAVSQSLAGRTALLELLPLSIEELSSAGIELSRDEYIFRGFYPRIYSEQSDPQTLYRNYLRTYVERDVRQILNIKDLNLFEQFIHLLAGRTGQVLNLHSLGNDIGVSGKTLKEWLSVLEASFIVFRLPPYFENFGKRIIKSPKLYFTDTGFLCYLLGIENTGQIMRDPAFGRLFENLVVIEALKTRCNQGKMPNLYFFRDNNRHEVDLIYSKGRKLFPIEIKASMTWNADFLRGISHFQQTVPSAGKGAVIYSGEMQPDMESASVLNFKRTAELFQ
- a CDS encoding WYL domain-containing protein translates to MKRSKTQAERLLDLDRRLRNGESPNCTSFAAEWEISTKTAQRDFDFLRDRMGAPLEYDALKRGYFYSEPTFMMPAVQLNEGELVALLIGSKALEQFQGTPMAEKLTAVFDKLSALLPDNITVRPEELFTRFSFTAPPAMPISSKVWTAVVQALETRQMIEIQYRNWSGEKTARVAPVHLANLQGDWYLFVQYDGFDNFRQLALARIQTVKLLSKKADIVGSFDPKKELSNTFSRFAGDNKAFQVTVQFHSEIAVSVLERQWHPEQKVKNLKGGGVEISFEAKGDIEIKRWVMAYGRYAKVKSPKWLKDDIAEEVRAMLGNAGSRK
- a CDS encoding UvrD-helicase domain-containing protein, which gives rise to MNMIFNASAGTGKTWQVTELYTALVLGKDHEHLPAGRQAIDPRRILLMTFTDNAAAELRCRVAEKMLAAEKSGDDEQADRARRVLRSLPAAGISTIHAFCAGLLREHALELGLSPAFQTLEDEERDALLDEVLKAEIFQNLEGDADFREFCSGVSILGSLDNQYSLINTIRSLLEKSASRGLNLNNAEAMLPPPERTVGEKDFRKLYEQLRSIEADRGLPAKATTALQCLEEICRPGDLTRRIPLIESLTKFTGKGMKEISDELAELKERFLTGYFYEQNISQFRAFARCLSACSCGFTEAKRSRDAVDFGDQLLLARDLLRRGQLKNLFDWIIVDEVQDTSRVQCDVIEALWGKEAHLVICGDRKQSIYAWRSADPDVMPMLGKKMATHGGFKPVPLKKSRRSKDRVIDAVNKLFGSLYDSYDALEPCEEIGAVTDGEGPCVEFLMQDGDESTTDDEMTAVASRIRLLVDGGAEWRPRFGYNGKTFSKGEPFNYGDILILLKRSTHQSVLEEALRDAGIPYTSGGKGRALFEQQEVRDLLLFLQVLCEPTNDLALIGFLRSPFASVPDDEIVKLGWDGETFSHEILRKQFFATAPVVGQGCRSLQSLPRNNEASLSSFESLYSESLCSSCGQDDTRSRIREARPTSFSDTTSAAAERLLRYRAQTGGKLAAQLVREIVRETAFDAQLAGLPGGEQRLANFKKALDWIRAAERGGQVLLPDVVRRFEKYIQTPPRSGAAEALLPDPEQNSVTLMTVHSAKGLTKRVCFVPDISFGENTEPGFAMFSPEGQLEMKISGLAGDEVKSPGWDAAREADKEVRDVELTNVFYVAMTRARDLVVLSGAGTKDPKGWRKLAEGFLSGASANILRRLAFLDIPVIAAPPSGVRNQESGAVCVSLRIPVGIERKTVTSLCERNSSIANRQSSIINPAVYGSLGHAVLEDLTKNNWAGNIPELVALFSAEFGEVEMDLLIPQLEAAREILRTETAGATALFAEHPFVLKRGDVILDGTIDLLAKFSNQFKIFDYKFTDDSPESALEIYAPQLAAYKEAVQKLYSGATVSAALVLIGESVKLAPFST